From Tissierellales bacterium, the proteins below share one genomic window:
- a CDS encoding HAD family hydrolase: protein MSRKYKGVIFDLDGTLLNTIEDIGDSMNAVLEEFNLPAYTYEEYKQKVGGGFKKLVLKCLPEGTDEDTIDKAIDMLYKNYDKRYLNKLKPYDGIEEILNFMVEKDIKLGVNSNKKDEYTKIIIEKFFGKILFVRVYGEREGITNKPDPTSALEIAQAMELKPEEILFIGDSNADIMTAKNANMDSVGVLWGFRGREELFKYGANYIVSDWKEIIDIVENS, encoded by the coding sequence GTGAGTAGAAAATATAAAGGAGTTATTTTTGATTTAGATGGAACCTTATTAAATACAATTGAAGATATCGGAGATAGTATGAATGCAGTTCTTGAAGAATTTAATCTACCTGCATATACCTATGAAGAATACAAGCAAAAAGTAGGTGGAGGATTTAAAAAGTTAGTATTAAAATGTCTTCCTGAGGGAACTGACGAAGATACAATTGATAAAGCAATAGATATGCTATATAAAAATTATGATAAAAGATATCTTAATAAGCTTAAGCCATATGATGGAATTGAAGAAATTCTAAATTTTATGGTTGAAAAAGATATAAAACTAGGTGTTAATTCAAATAAAAAGGATGAGTACACAAAAATTATAATTGAAAAATTTTTTGGAAAAATACTTTTTGTTAGAGTTTATGGTGAAAGGGAAGGCATTACTAATAAGCCCGATCCTACTTCGGCTCTAGAGATTGCACAGGCTATGGAACTTAAGCCAGAGGAAATACTATTTATAGGAGATTCAAATGCAGATATTATGACGGCAAAAAATGCTAATATGGATAGTGTAGGGGTCCTTTGGGGATTTAGGGGCCGTGAAGAATTATTTAAATATGGAGCAAATTATATAGTGTCAGATTGGAAAGAAATTATTGATATAGTGGAAAATAGCTAG
- a CDS encoding nitroreductase family protein, giving the protein MDVLSAMQGRRSIRKYSNQPVEEEKLLKVLEAARLSPSAKNEQNWRFIVVKDSETRKKLTEAIDQPFVGEAPIILVGCGTEPESVMRGGQPRYTVDLSIATSYMILEAYEQGLGTCWLGSYDENGVKEVLDIPKEVRVVAITPLGYPDEAPSQRPRKELKEIISYDKY; this is encoded by the coding sequence ATGGACGTTTTATCTGCAATGCAAGGTAGAAGAAGTATAAGAAAGTATAGCAATCAACCCGTAGAAGAGGAAAAATTATTGAAGGTTTTAGAAGCAGCGAGACTTTCACCATCGGCTAAGAATGAACAAAACTGGAGGTTTATTGTTGTAAAGGATTCAGAAACAAGAAAGAAGCTTACTGAAGCCATTGATCAACCTTTTGTTGGTGAAGCTCCAATAATATTAGTTGGATGTGGTACAGAACCTGAAAGCGTTATGAGAGGCGGACAACCACGTTATACCGTTGACTTATCCATTGCTACTTCATATATGATATTAGAAGCTTATGAGCAGGGGTTAGGTACTTGCTGGTTAGGTAGTTATGATGAGAACGGGGTAAAGGAAGTATTAGACATTCCAAAAGAGGTGAGGGTAGTTGCAATAACCCCTCTAGGCTATCCTGATGAAGCACCATCTCAAAGACCAAGGAAAGAGCTTAAAGAAATCATAAGCTATGACAAGTATTAA
- a CDS encoding HDIG domain-containing protein, producing the protein MGNKAPTREEAFELLKKYTKSESLINHALAVEAVMIHFAELLGEKDIEKWGIIGLVHDLDYEMYPEEHCKITKKILEEENWPEEYIHAIMSHGWKICTDVEPIEKMEKVLYTIDELTGLVNATALMRPTGISDMKVKSLKKKWKDKSFAAGVNRAVIAEGAEMLGMELNEVFSETIEAMKNVAEEVGLQ; encoded by the coding sequence GTGGGAAACAAGGCACCAACAAGGGAAGAAGCATTCGAGCTATTAAAAAAGTATACCAAAAGCGAAAGCCTTATAAATCATGCTTTAGCTGTAGAGGCAGTTATGATACATTTTGCTGAATTATTAGGAGAAAAGGATATAGAAAAATGGGGCATTATAGGCCTTGTGCATGATTTAGATTATGAAATGTATCCAGAAGAACATTGTAAAATAACTAAGAAAATATTAGAGGAAGAGAATTGGCCTGAAGAATATATACATGCCATAATGAGTCATGGATGGAAGATATGTACCGATGTAGAACCTATTGAGAAAATGGAGAAGGTACTATATACTATTGACGAATTAACAGGGTTGGTAAATGCTACGGCTTTAATGAGACCAACAGGTATATCTGATATGAAGGTGAAGTCTTTAAAGAAAAAGTGGAAGGATAAATCTTTTGCAGCAGGTGTTAATAGGGCAGTAATTGCAGAAGGGGCAGAAATGCTTGGAATGGAATTAAATGAAGTTTTCTCTGAAACTATTGAAGCTATGAAAAATGTGGCAGAAGAAGTTGGGTTACAATAG